In Mytilus trossulus isolate FHL-02 chromosome 10, PNRI_Mtr1.1.1.hap1, whole genome shotgun sequence, the DNA window CTGACATGGTTGTGATGACTGAGTAGTATTCTCAACAGAAGTTGAATCATTCTGTGCTAATTCACTGCTCTCTGAGATAATTGGGCTTGCTATGTTGAAAATaagaataacatttttttcatatcaaagatTGTTATTAACGTTCAAAATAAATGTAGTAAAGGGTTGTAAATTCATTTAACCAAGCAAGTATTTTTGcggtttatttgtttattgcaaTGACTATTAATGAGAACCAAGTACTATATATCTAATTGCATAAATCGGTCTGAAAAATGTTGAATCTGGAACAACAATTGGTCTGAAGAAATAGCAAAAAtaagttcaatattttgtaaaattacttGATTTTTCTGGTTTGTATCAAATCCTAGCTGATTATATCAGTCAGGGATATAactctatcatgtctatagggttattacaggaaaataacatacatttgttattgtggactaaaaaatgaaagaactgTGATAACACACGTAttttacatatacaatatacatcataagtttagttaaaatgtattcaAGTTCTATTGATATTACTATTGCCTTTATGTTTACTTAATTATTGAAAGATATAACAGTTCATAGTATTCGAATTTTGAATAGTACACctatatgttattacagaaaaaatatgccTGTAATAACTATAGGGTGTTATCACGGCTTCTCTTTATCACTTCAAAGCATTTGCTCAGACATAAATCATgcttaattacaatgtatttaaattcATTGTAAGAAATAATGACCAGAGCATGTATTGAGGTTCTGCGCAAGTTTCTCAGTAATTCCCAAGTGCCTTATATATTAATAAGTTACATTCCTTTAATAACTAAGCCTTGATATCACAGCTAAGTTAATTCCTTAATAGCCTTGCTTCATTGATTTACCATGGTTAATCAAAAATTtattaattcaatttaaaaattaattatcaagGCTATGCATTTAGTTTCTGCTCAAAGTCTCAAGAGTTCCCTAGAGTCCACTatagattaaataattttacaaataacaaacatatgttattacagatttagaaaatttaaagaaaagtatCTGTAATAACACATGTATAAGTTATTTTCTATAATAaccctatagagttatatcTGTTTGTATATCTTGcactttttaatttcagaatctaatgcattttgtgtatataattcaaccaatgaagtttcattatttttattttggtgaaCCAACAATGAGATAACCAATAgttctttagattctgaaaaggcaAATTGGAAAGATAAGGACACAtcataacaacaatttaatatttttttgaattatgTAAAAAGTTTATTCTTGAAAGTTATTTTGTTGTGACAATAACTCCAAAAAGGACAAATGACAGGAAAGTGCATAAAGTcagcatttttttcttcatattttgacGCAAGTATGACAAAATAAGAGTTTAAGTTTTGTCTTattcatgtaattttttttatatttcaggcaAAAGTTTTGAGGGCGTTCTAAACCAAGCCTTAATGCTCTTTTTACTTCAGGACAGTCATGAAacctgtggttttttttttcaaaattaaaggcAATCCTTATTCTGTAATATAGACGGCAATGGAATATATCAACCGAATAGTTAACCcttctttttatgtaaaataagcaAGCTtccttttttcatgttttttaaattgaagcAAGATATTTTATCTTACCTGCCCTTTCAAGAATCTCCCACTGTTCTTTTTTTGctttaatcaaattaatttcTATCCCTTCCTCAGTTACTTTAGATGATGACTTGACAGGTTGAATTTCACGTCtgaatatacacaaaaaaaaaataaaaaatttcaacttgCTCTAGCACGACATTGATGACtggtattgtattttaaatgatgAGGCAGGGTAGCAAAGGAAGTAATATTTCTGGACATGAGTTGTGGGTCAATTCtggttatatttctttttgatatCAGCAAAATTACTCAAAGAAAGTATGTTGGACGTTGAGGTAGCCTATCTGCCACATCCATTTTAATAGAATAGCCTGGAATTATTATTtaccaaatttgtttttctcattaaTAATATTGCATTACTTGATAGATCTATCATAGTGTAAGAAGATGACACTAGAGAAAGAATATAATCATTAGAACAGGTAAGAAGACGAAGTACATGGAGTCTAGCTAATGCCCAACCCTGACCTTGGGAGATAGGTTGTCTATTAGTATCTGTGTGCAGAACATAAACATGCACTACATTGCAGCACTTGAAAACACACAAAAGAAATAGTCTGAGAATAagtaataaactgttatcacagagatgtGTCTcacctttttgtaattttgataatgcaaatgttgaaattcaaatggcaatactttaacatgtaagttatgcaaatattcaaagtcgaTGAATAATGACTGAAGgtacatggctaaacaatctccatggaatgagatatgccaatgctaatacaactgcataccaattacCATTGACTCATTATAAGAGGTTCCCTTTAAACAAAcctaaacacaaacattaacttgtaaactatgtaaaagttcaaagtcaatgaatCATGATCAGGGGTGAGACtatataatctccatggaaacaatataaatgccaatacatttgaaaaccaaatatcattgacttaacattagcagttcatcttaaactgatctaatcacaaactaatacatgtaaactaagcaaaagtttcaaggtcaatagaccatgactgagggggcagggccaaatattctccatggaaatgagatgttaACTTagcaaaattttcaaagtctagaccatgactgagggggtgGAGTCCAAAAATtctccatgaaaatgagatatgccaatgcttatacaactgcataccaaatatcattgacctaccactagtggttccccataaattgacctaatcacaaactaatacatgtaaactatgaaaagtttcaaagccaATAGACCTTGACTAAGGGGATGGGgacaaataatctccatggtaatgagatgtgccaatgttaatacaactgcataccaaatatcattgacctaccactagtggttcatCATGAACTAGACCTAAGCACAATTTTATACATTGTTGATGCCGTTGCCACCGCTGCCATCGCCGccaacagcatacctatgtctcgctttttgacttCATCAAGGCAAGACAAAAACATGATAATGCAagaattgattaaaaaataatgtcagTAGTCAAACTAGATGAAAATACATACAGAAAAAGTATGGATCAAGATGTCTATACCAGACACATCAACAGTGTGACATTAAGCCTTTATGGATCATGAACATGTGATGTTTTTATTACTTACTGTAATTTTATTTCCCAGGCAAACACTGTTTCAGGAGTTGTATCCTTGTGGAGGTTTAAGAACTCTACATTTCTGAAAGACAACATATAAGATACTGCAGGTCTCCCAACAGATAAATTCTTATCATCAACACGTATTGATCTAGCTTGATAATACTACTAAACctcaaacataaaatatttttaataaaaaaatgttctaatcACAAGTTTAACAACCTATAAACTTTACATCCATGTCATTTGGTTTCGTGGgaataattgtctcattgtcaatcataacatatCTTCATATTTGTCACCTTTAAGAAAAGGCTATGGATTGCTTTCTTATTTATGAAATGCTTTTCCTATATCTTTATCCAATtaacataatttcatttttttatggattgaaataaatttgcatgttcttggatatttgattttgtggttttgccaatctatGCATACAAAGCCtatataaatttgtaattcattcatCACTTATATTTGTGTTTCACATGAACCcacaaaaaccatgaaaaattggcatccaacaaataataatgaattcacagtatgtTAAAAAGTGTGATGATCTAATCATAAATGCTGTTCAATTGGCCAGACTAACTTACAATGTGCTAAAGTGAGCCGTGACCTTCAATTGGCCAAAGACTAACTTACAATGTGCTTATGTGAACCGTGACCTTCAATTGGCCAAAGACTAACTTACAATGTGCTAAAGTGAACTGTGACCTTCAATTGGTCAAAGACTAACTTACAATGTGCTAAAGTGAACCGTGACCTTCAATTGGCCAAAGACTAACTTACAATGTGCTAAAGTGAACTGTGACCTTCAATTGGCCAAAGACTAACTTACAATGTGCTAAAGTGAACTGTGACCTTCAATTGGCCAAAGACTAACTTACAATGTGCTAAAGTGAACCGTGACCTTCAATTGGCCAAAGACTAACTTACAATGTGCTAAAGTGAACTGTGACCTTCAATTGGCCAAAGACTAACTTACAATGTGCTAAAGTGAACCGTGACCTTCAATTGGCCAAAGACTAACTTACAATGTGCTAAAGTGAACCGTGACCTTCAATTGGCCAAAGACTAACTTACAATGTGCTAAAGTGAACCGTGACCTTCAATTGGTCAAAGACTAACTTACAATGTGCTAAAGTGAACTGTGACCTTCAATTGGCCAAAGACTAACTTACAATGTGCTAAAGTGAACCGTGACCTTCAATTGGTCAAAGACTAACTTACAATGTGCTAAAGTGAACTGTGACCTTCAATTGGCCAAAGACTAACTTACAATGTGCTAAAGTGAACCGTGACCTTCAATTGGTCAAAGACTAACTTACAATGTGTTAAAGTGAACCGTGACCTTCAATTGGTCAAAGACTAACTTACAATGTGCTAAAGTGAACCGTGACCTTCAATTGGCCAAAGACTAACTTACAATGTGCTTAACTGAACCATGACATTCAATTGGCCCAAGACTAACTTACAATGTGCTAAAGTGAACCATGACCTTCTGTCTATCAAACATACAGTCCAGTGACATAACGTTCTTCAAAGGAATTAGTGCTTTAATCTGCTCCTCCTGCAACAAAGATTTGATCATTTGAATGGTTATACACAAGTAACTTTAAGGgttcctttatagcttgctgtttggtgtgagccaaatctccatgttgaagaccgtaccttgacgtataatggtttacttttataaattgttacttggatggagaattgttttattggcactcataccacatcttcttatatctatgataaCAGCTAAGAGAAAAACCATCGTTAAAAATTATTGAATCATAAATCTATGATCTGGAAATTAAGAAATTTCTGTGAgcattttttattgcaattttgcgATTTTGACATGATCAAccaaaggagtaagttcggtaagggccatatttggccccaattataaagttcatagttacaagacaataaatgttttaagttgccttaaagacgtgttagaaagttaaacagggctgtttttgtcaaagtttaattctaccacgttgatttttacatccaaaaaaggtcaagataagggattttgatgaaatttgacaaaatcagctagatttcaaccaaataaaggaccaggaaatatagagcgcaggcgtcgacaagcttaagattcaaataagacgtgtaaaatgtcttcacaaacattatttataaagatctttgttgtcgacgtatgcgctctatgtttcttgtccaataatttatataaatttagccattttcattgattttttcgtgaaaaatcaagatgagtacaacttgtgacgtcataataaaactcagaaacgtaaaattttcaacaaaatggtttatatcctaCCTAGTCAATCTATTACCTTcaatttatcgtgatattggtcgagaaatccgaatttgaaatttacgctaaaaaagagggccattttaggaccttatcgaacatactcctttaaattataacaagaatgtgtccccagtaaaCCTATACACCACTCactttatcattttctatgttaagttGACTGTGAAATTAGGGTAAAGACTATAATTTGgcttaaaaattagaaagatcatatcatagccAAAGTGTGTATTGATTTTCAAGTTCAtcggatttcaacttcatcaaaaactaccttggctaaaaactttaacctgaagcgggccAGACAGACAAATGGAAGAACCAACAgacgtacagaccagaaaaaataatgcccctctactatcgtaggtgggggataattattgtgattttataaaaaagctgcatagatataagaaaaccagTTATAGTCATTTTGAAACTCACCTAGTCAAATTATTAGCATAAAATAAACACTGTGTTGCCTTTTACATGTTTGAGCTTGGGACTTACCATTTCAGTTATTTTGATGCTGTAGGGTAAATTATTCAGACTAAATatcttttctgaaataaataaaaaatcgtaaataattATTAGTCAATTGATTACATTGttatcttttaatatataagaaaagTGTTTATTAAACCTACAAATGAATAGACCAATAGTAAGTGTAATTGTGTGGCTTTCATTACCTGCAGTATGATAATTTCTAGAACaatatattgtgtatataacATCCTAATACCAATGTTACAATATTCAGCAGATTTATGCAAATATTGGAAGACTAATACATGATTCAACTTTGATAACTTATTGAAGAATGACTGTATTATTTCTATGGAGAAATAACATATATCAAAGTGCTTGTAGGCACAGAAAGGTACATTAAAGATTGCGTCAATTTTTCAGTGGggtgtaaaattaaatatttcaacatcAAGCATTAGTTGTAGTTGatttaattataattctggACAATGTGAGATAACTCTAATTTTTAAAGATGACTTTAACAATGTCATCATCtatatttttagaacagataTCATGGATATTAGATTCCTTCTTGcaaaagttatgtaattttGTTGACAGGTTTAACATCATTTTGTGACTTGAATATCTGAGCATATATTACATTGATAAATTTCTGGAAATGTTCATGGATAGGATGTATAGAACGTTATgatcaatgcactatattttATGTATCAGAAAGGTAGGGATAAGTCTTGGAaaatttagatatcaagtctTTAGGTATGGTTTTAATTGCATTTCATGCCATCTTTACCACAAAATGTGGTGCACATTGAATAAAATGCCTCATGGGTTAATTCTAAAGTGTGAACCACATTTTTTAAGTCAATTTCAGAAGAGAGAAAAATGATTAGTCGTACGTTAATATCAAATTCTAGATTCTGTTTGTAAagagtaaatcatgaaaaaaaacattgatggcccaatgtcaaaattaaatctatgagctgatagataaaaaaaaatggctaatCAGAAGACATGCTACCTCCCAAATTaattgtttgtaataaaaagatgttattATTAAGCAATACATTTCCTAAACCATCGAACATTTTCTGCTACTATAAACCCCTGACAATTAATGACTGTTTTAAGTTTATTACCAAcaactaatttaaaaatatacatgtgtCCAAAGTACTTACTCTCATCTAAAATTTCCACTGGTAGCTCTATATTATCTTCCTCAACACcagatattgtcattttaatactGTTACTGAATTCTTCTAATTTTTTCCTCCATATAGGATCCAATGTCATGTTAATTGCCTTCTTTGGGAGGTCCATTGCATAATCTGACAGTTTTTCTATATCATGGTCTccccttaaaaaaaaacagcttttCAGAtcttttgtttctattaatttttgTAATGGTTTCTTGGGATGTCATGTCActcatgtatatatttcaaaataaatattttctaggTTATCTTATGTTATATTGATGCTTGTTTTAATGCACTGGTTATAAAACTTTAGactattataattataaatattgtatttcctGTAATAAtggagggttgctgctcacatgGAAGCTATCAAACTATAAGTTCCAAGtggtgaaattgaaataattccttcgttaattttatggaGGCCATCACCAGTTGGGTGACAGTTattgaatatctgtttcacagatgaatTGAATAGCTTCCAAATGTCATAACTACAATTCTGTCCCATTTTCACTGAATTTGACCTACAGAAttagactttatatatataccaagTCTGTACTAAGATGAGCAACACATCAAGTGCCACTAATGTATAACAGGATAtacttacccttccagagcacctggaTAACCCCAGGTTTTTGTTGggattcatgtttttttttggtgtttattttactattgtttgtttgttggtcttttttcttttttagccatgatgtttttcagtttattttcaagtcATGAGTCAGAATGTCCCTTTGGGATTTTTGTATCTTTCTCACCTCTCTCATTTgtctatttgtatatatagtcTTTGAACAttctaaataaacaataatgtatTCCTGGTAGCAATACaatctttaaacatgttaaaatacaagattggtattttttttactggTAGTGATGTGTAACGAACAATTTCAAAAGTAGTCTtccttgtttgttttttttatctgctcCTAAATACATAGATAAGATTTTTAATCATTCAATTGCATGTACATTAATTCTTAAATACCTTTTGGTTATTTCTGTAAATGTCTGAAATGAAAAAGtataatcattgataatgttcaatatgttttaataagtaaattcaagataaatatttcgtttttttttaacattgcattttcatattcaaaattcTAATTGATGTGTATACAAAAGAAAGTATATATTGTTATTACTGTGTTTGTCtgaaatttgcatattttagtCCTTCTTTTCTCAGAAGCTCCAATTTAtccttttataaatgtatttgcatgctgtatatatatatattcgtaTCTAAAGCAGATTTCTTCTGCTTAAACTGAACTGTCTGAGACTGAGTTGTCACAACCTAACGCTTGTAAAGGGTAAAAAGAGGTTCATTAGAATCTACTATTAGCTGTGATGTGAAAGTCTATACAAAAAGGACAACAAACAATAAACTCATGataaataccaggattgaaattttatatttacgccaaacgcgagttttgtctacaaaagactcatcagtgacgcttgaatcaaaacatgtttaaaaaagccaaataaagtacgaagttgaagacaTTTGAAAAGATTTGATTCGAATTTAGAGTAAAATGAGAAACTAACCGGGTTCCCCTTTCATACACCATCATACAATAAGagttataaatacatatattcattAAGATTGATTGAGTATGTTCATCAAGATAACTTACCAATAATGTCCTAGCAGGATCAGTGTCTGATATAATATCAGAGATCAGCTTCTTCACATTTATAAGATCTTTCTCcactattttctttttattttcacattgtGTGATCAGCTGATTGGTCATTTTACAATTGTAGGCAATCATCCCACTTATTCTGTCTACCATATACTCATTCAACAtgtttttcagtaattttatcTCTTTAGAAATATGATCATTTCTCAGTGTTCTACCTGCctataaaacaatgataacatatattgatataaagcTGGTTACAATGATTTTACAGAATCAATATAACTTCAAATCTGTGCCCCATTGTGACGTCATTCGCTAATCTATGTCCTTTAAAAAAGATACAGCCTCAAATCTGTGTCCTATTTTCAAATTAGTTTTCAATCATGACGCCATTCACAAATTTTTGTCTGTTTAAAAAGAGACTGCCGAAAAtccctttatttaaaaaaaaaatcagttggtTTCGCCATGTGTATGCCCATGAAATAACTGGCAAccctattttttatttgattgagACAAAATGAGGAAATTTTGTAGGTTATCCATATCATGCATATCTTTGATCCATTCACAatgtttgccaaaaaaattgaCCCTAGAAGTTTCAGAGGGGAAGATAAACATGATACAATTGTGACTTTCCATAGCTCAGGTTTCAAAATATGAAGTGAGTGAAATTTGCCTGTGTACATGTAAATGTCTTTCCCAtttttagtctgtttttttattgacaatatgtgcatgtgtatatacatgtatataattctACTGTACCTGTTCAGTATGCATAATTCCATTCCAATGTTCAACAGCACCTTCCAACTGTCTTTGTTTCATATGCAGTCCTGGTAATAAAGTCAACTCCATTTTACtctgtaataaaaaataccagaaaagaaactttaaacaatGCCAAAATA includes these proteins:
- the LOC134687600 gene encoding tripartite motif containing 13-like; the encoded protein is MAEVDNSKNITMLQEELICPICLDLFERPISLPCLHSFCFKCIEQKTARDATQQVFPRGYVICTCPTCRKRNMTPNVENLPKNFSLANIVEKFKQVMGLKKVMCTIHNQDVGLFCEDCLSLMCFTCFGDHKGHKIDDVKKVCERYKSKMELTLLPGLHMKQRQLEGAVEHWNGIMHTEQAGRTLRNDHISKEIKLLKNMLNEYMVDRISGMIAYNCKMTNQLITQCENKKKIVEKDLINVKKLISDIISDTDPARTLLTFTEITKRGDHDIEKLSDYAMDLPKKAINMTLDPIWRKKLEEFSNSIKMTISGVEEDNIELPVEILDEKKIFSLNNLPYSIKITEMEEQIKALIPLKNVMSLDCMFDRQKVMVHFSTLNVEFLNLHKDTTPETVFAWEIKLQREIQPVKSSSKVTEEGIEINLIKAKKEQWEILERAASPIISESSELAQNDSTSVENTTQSSQPCQSPKPSTSYVSCVTAGSKKRPSMDGNDCHSNTSSGRKKRKSLQNSDEQVEDLLKEMVDTKEILNFINTKILITYPECDVANKTQLIKETLQKLWT